TGATAAAGCAGTCTGCCCACCTCACTCGTCGCTAGGGCAACCGCGATATCCTCACTTCTGCGATCTGCCCATATTATGCAGTTGCTAAGTGGCTGTCCCAGCGAGTCAACAGCGATCAGTCCGTGCATAGCACTGCTCACCGAAATACATACAGGTTTCGGTATAGCAGCGCTAGATTGCTTTAGGCTAATCATGACATCCCTAATAGAATCAATACATGCGCCATAAACGATCTCTGGATCTTGCTCATACCAGCCTTCCGACGGATTTAATATGGGATAAGGTATGCTATGCTGCGACAAGATGTTACCCGCATAGTCAAATGCAACAGCTTTCGCAGATGATGTACCAATGTCTAATCCAATAATCATAAATAAAATTGATGTTTAGGAGAGTTCAATATACGGATTATCCGTTGGTTTACAACAAAAGACTCAAAACCAGCCAGGTAATTTGGAGAGAGAAAAGCACCTCCTAACGATCTGCTGATAATTCTCTTTCATAGTATCAACAAAAATGGTAAATTTCAGCTTAGAAAAACGATATTAAATGATGAGTATAAATAAAAAGAATAACTACGATTTTGGAATAGTTGGACTCGGCGTAATGGGACGTAATTTATTGCTGAACATCGCAGACAACGGTTTCGCGGTAGCAGGATTAGACCTCGATTCACAAAAAGCGAAGTCATTGGAATCTGAAGCAAGTGAAGGACATCGCATCAAAGTGACGACCCAAGTCGAAGAGTTTATAGGAGCTTTGCAACAACCCAGAGCAATTATGCTGTTGGTGCCGGCCGGAAAGCCGGTCGATATGGCGATTGCCAGTCTTGTTCCGCTTTTGGATAAAGGAGATATCATCATCGACGGCGGAAACACGTACTTCGCGGATACGGACAGACGATTTAATGAACTTTCCGTTATGGGTATACATTTCTTCGGAATGGGTATATCTGGAGGAGAAAGTGGCGCTCGTCGTGGTCCAAGCTTGATGCCCGGGGGCGACAGAAAGGCTTACGAAAGACTTAGGCCAATATTCGAGGCGGTTGCGGCCAAGGTAGCCGACGAACCCTGTGTGGAATTTTTAGGCAACGGGTCGGCCGGAAATTATGTAAAGATGGTACATAACGGTATAGAATATGGTATCATGCAGTTAATTGCAGAGACCTATGACCTGATGAAAAGATTATATGGTTTTGACGCCCAAACCATACAGCAGACTTTCGAAGAATGGAATAAGGGCTACTTAAACTCGTTCTTGCTTGAAATTACCGCTCAGATTCTGAAGAAAAAAGAGGGTGACCAGTATTTGGTGGACCTGATCTCAGATTGGGCAAGATCGAAGGGAACGGGTAAATGGACTTCGCAAAATGCGATGGATCTACAGGTGCCAGTGCCGGTGATCGATGCAGCGGTCAATATGCGCGATATGTCCAAATACAAACCCGAACGTGTGGAGGCGGCAAAATTACTTAAATGGGATGGACAGCCTGTTGATCTGCCCGCCGAAACGCTTATTGCCCGCTTAAAAAATGCATTGTACTTTGTGATCATCACGACCTATGCGCAAGGTTTGGCACAGCTTACCGTTGCATCGGAAAACTATAATTATGAACTAGATTTACAGGTGGTAACCAAAATTTGGCGCGGCGGCTGTATCATTCGCGCGGCTTTGCTCGAAGATTTTAGAAAAGCCTATGCGACCAATCCAAGCTTGCGTAACATCCTACTCGATAGTAACATTGCACAGAAGCTACTGAACACGCAGGCCAGCGTTCGCGAGGTATTGAAGGATGCTATCGCAAACGGGATACCGGTATCCGGATACGTAAACGCACTCGCTTATTTTGACGCCTACAGATCGGAAAAATTACCGACAAATATTATACAGGCACAACGAGACTATTTTGGTGCACATACCTATGAACGTATTGATCGGGAAGGTATCTTTCACACACTTTGGGATTAAGAAAAAAAGCCTGAAGATTCGATTAATCTTAATTTAAAACGCAAAAAAGCGGCTCTTATATAAAAAAGCCGCTTTTTATAACTGAGCCCCCTACCGGGTGTTATACAAAGATTATTTAGATGCTAACGTTCAATATCCTTTAAGCTGCTCATCTTCTTGTATTCCAAGAAGCCTTTAATATCTTCAAAATGCTCCCGTACGCGCTTGTTTCCAAATTCAAAAACTTTCTCCGCTAAGCCATCCAAAAAGTCACGATCGTGGGAAACAAGGATCAATGTACCATCGAAATCTTTTAAAGCATCTTTGATAATGTCCTTGGTCTTCATATCCAAATGGTTCGTCGGCTCATCGAGAATCAATACATTGACCGGTTCCAACAACAATTTTATCATGGCCAACCGCGTTCTTTCTCCTCCAGATAGCACCTTCACTTTTTTGGTCGTATCGTCGCCACTAAACATAAAAGCGCCCAAAAGATCTTTCATTTTAACACGCACTTCACCCACAGCAATTTGATCAATGGTATCAAAAACAGTCATTTCACCATCAAGTAAGGATGCCTGATTCTGTGCGAAATAGCCAATTTTTGCATTGTGCCCAACTTTTAACGTACCTTCGAAATCGATTTCCCCCATAATAGCTTTGATCATGGTCGATTTACCTTCACCGTTCTTTCCGACAAAAGCGACCTTTTCACCACGTTCGATGACCATATTTGCTTTTTGAAAGACGACATGATCGCCATAAGCTTTCGTCAGATCTTCCACAATAACCGGATATTGGCCTGAGCGTGGAGATGGCGGAAATTTAAGACGCAACGCCGAGGTATCCACCTCATCGATCTCAATAATCTCCAATTTTTCCAGCATTTTCACACGCGACTGTACTTGCAAAGTCTTTGAATACGTACCTCTAAAACGGTCTATAAACTCCTGGTTGT
The genomic region above belongs to Sphingobacterium zeae and contains:
- the gndA gene encoding NADP-dependent phosphogluconate dehydrogenase gives rise to the protein MMSINKKNNYDFGIVGLGVMGRNLLLNIADNGFAVAGLDLDSQKAKSLESEASEGHRIKVTTQVEEFIGALQQPRAIMLLVPAGKPVDMAIASLVPLLDKGDIIIDGGNTYFADTDRRFNELSVMGIHFFGMGISGGESGARRGPSLMPGGDRKAYERLRPIFEAVAAKVADEPCVEFLGNGSAGNYVKMVHNGIEYGIMQLIAETYDLMKRLYGFDAQTIQQTFEEWNKGYLNSFLLEITAQILKKKEGDQYLVDLISDWARSKGTGKWTSQNAMDLQVPVPVIDAAVNMRDMSKYKPERVEAAKLLKWDGQPVDLPAETLIARLKNALYFVIITTYAQGLAQLTVASENYNYELDLQVVTKIWRGGCIIRAALLEDFRKAYATNPSLRNILLDSNIAQKLLNTQASVREVLKDAIANGIPVSGYVNALAYFDAYRSEKLPTNIIQAQRDYFGAHTYERIDREGIFHTLWD
- a CDS encoding ABC-F family ATP-binding cassette domain-containing protein, with the protein product MIDVNNISVSFGGTTLFSDVSFSINENDKIALMGKNGAGKSTLLKIIAGVGKPTTGNVAGPKDAIIAYLPQHLLTEDNVTVFEETSKAFEEVYGMRDELENLNEQLNIRTDYESDDYMQLIERVSELSEKFYSIEEVNYDAEVEKVLKGLGFERTDFTRQTSEFSGGWRMRIELAKILLKKPDLILLDEPTNHMDIESIQWLEDFLVNSAKAVIVISHDRAFVDNITNRTIEVTMGRIYDYRAKYSHYLELRQERRQHQLKAYEEQQRFIADNQEFIDRFRGTYSKTLQVQSRVKMLEKLEIIEIDEVDTSALRLKFPPSPRSGQYPVIVEDLTKAYGDHVVFQKANMVIERGEKVAFVGKNGEGKSTMIKAIMGEIDFEGTLKVGHNAKIGYFAQNQASLLDGEMTVFDTIDQIAVGEVRVKMKDLLGAFMFSGDDTTKKVKVLSGGERTRLAMIKLLLEPVNVLILDEPTNHLDMKTKDIIKDALKDFDGTLILVSHDRDFLDGLAEKVFEFGNKRVREHFEDIKGFLEYKKMSSLKDIER